From Acropora muricata isolate sample 2 chromosome 14, ASM3666990v1, whole genome shotgun sequence, one genomic window encodes:
- the LOC136897706 gene encoding uncharacterized protein → MPKHHCCAYKCSNSEAKKKQPDKYPEFSDVTFHCFPPDNEKSQYAPGMNERERRRRWIVACRLESLSVTRHTRICSKHFEGGLGPTKANPIPTIFDFPKHLQPKKVKQRQDPEERRLKGVMNASMRSATQKQSRPRPSQSKASASLNLREPTLYQENQLKHNEGRMGEQISDQEMLFASSELGHNESVVDNEIDDRDLLLVKSQSELSVNPTKFKDDLLYHDEVVQTDLTTDQVSKMEQAHLKLHEQRNELKRELFMEDVQRDDNSVKFYTGLPSLSCLLMLFNFLKPIANGMKYWDGKNKTRTEKYQENTDKGKPGRKRQLPLFAEFVMVLVHLRLGLLQKQISHIFCISQPSVSKIFTTWITLLYHVFKQVLVRWPSKQLIKKYLPKCLIHLITAFWRTLTATDEIQKESKLQSCLTHPYQNGSNFIHRR, encoded by the exons ATGCCCAAACATCATTGTTGTGCGTACAAGTGTTCCAACAGcgaagcaaagaaaaagcaaccGGACAAATATCCCGAATTTTCAGATGTTACTTTCCACTGTTTTCCACCAGATAACGAAAAATCACAATACGCTCCTGGAATGAATGAGCGGGAGAGACGTCGAAGGTGGATTGTAGCATGTCGACTGGAAAGCTTAAGCGTCACAAGGCATACTCGGATATGCTCTAAGCACTTTGAAGGAGGCTTAGGGCCCACTAAGGCAAACCCTATTCCTACTATATTTGATTTTCCTAAACACCTCCAGCCGAAAAAAGTAAAGCAACGCCAGGATCCGGAGGAGAGACGATTGAAAGGCGTGATGAATGCTTCTATGAGAAGCGCAACTCAAAAGCAAAGCAGACCTCGACCTAGTCAATCGAAAGCAAGCGCTAGTTTGAATCTCCGGGAACCGACTTTGTACCAAGAAAATCAGTTGAAACACAATGAAGGTAGAATGGGTGAGCAAATCAGTGATCAGGAGATGTTGTTTGCATCATCCGAGTTAGGTCACAATGAAAGTGTTGTGGATAATGAAATCGATGATCGCGATTTGTTGCTTGTAAAATCTCAATCAGAACTCAGCGTGAATCCTACGAAGTTTAAGGACGATTTATTATATCACGATGAAGTTGTCCAAACAGATTTAACGACTGATCAAGTCAGCAAAATGGAGCAGGCTCACCTTAAATTACATGAGCAGCGAAATGAATTAAAAAGGGAACTATTTATGGAAGACGTGCAACGAGACGATAATTCAGTCAAGTTTTACACTGGCTTGCCTTCACTTTCATGTCTTCTCATGTTATTTAATTTCCTGAAGCCTATTGCAAATGGCATGAAGTACTGGGATGGAAAGAACAAGACACGAACGGAGAAATATCAG gagAACACGGACAAGGGTAAACCTGGCCGGAAGAGGCAGCTCCCTTTATTTGCTGAGTTTGTGATGGTACTGGTTCACCTTCGATTgggtttgttgcagaaacaaaTTTCACATATATTTTGCATTTCCCAGCCATCAGTTTCAAAGATTTTTACAACGTGGATAACTTTATTATATCATGTGTTCAAACAAGTGCTTGTAAGGTGGCCATCTAAACAGCTTATCAAAAAGTATTTACCAAAATGCCTTATACACCTTATAACTGCTTTTTGGAGAACTCTAACGGCAACTGACGAGATTCAGAAAGAATCGAAACTGCAGTCTTGCCTAACGCATCCATACCAGAATGGCAGCAACTTCATTCACCGCAGATAG